A part of Agromyces protaetiae genomic DNA contains:
- a CDS encoding ABC transporter ATP-binding protein, with amino-acid sequence MRLVEARGVGRRVELPDGAPLTILSGVDLDVDEGDRVSIVGRSGSGKSTLLNLLGLLDVPTEGTLSCLGHDVRRLGSGGRDRLRGSEIGFVFQQFNLLPGRTALQNVQAPLLYSGGREFWRRERIAAEMLERVGLGARLAAKPERLSGGEQQRVAIARALVRKPRLILADEPTGALDLETGAEVMSLIESVADETGAALVTITHDLAIAARSNRHFRLVAGRLEETDDSAETSGVARAARSTADDSLEADDLETEAVA; translated from the coding sequence ATGAGGCTCGTCGAAGCCAGGGGAGTCGGCCGCCGGGTCGAACTGCCCGACGGCGCACCGCTCACGATCCTCTCGGGCGTCGATCTCGACGTCGACGAGGGCGACCGGGTGTCGATCGTCGGCCGTTCGGGGTCGGGCAAGTCGACCCTGCTGAATCTGCTCGGACTTCTCGACGTGCCGACCGAGGGCACGCTCTCGTGCCTCGGGCACGATGTCCGCAGGCTCGGGTCGGGCGGGCGCGATCGCCTCCGGGGGAGCGAGATCGGGTTCGTGTTCCAGCAGTTCAACCTGCTGCCCGGGCGCACGGCGCTGCAGAACGTGCAGGCGCCGCTCCTCTACTCGGGCGGGCGCGAGTTCTGGCGGCGTGAGCGCATCGCGGCCGAGATGCTCGAACGCGTCGGGCTCGGCGCGCGCCTCGCGGCCAAGCCTGAGCGGCTCTCGGGCGGCGAGCAGCAGCGCGTTGCGATCGCCCGCGCGCTCGTGCGGAAGCCCCGGCTCATCCTCGCCGACGAGCCCACGGGCGCGCTCGACCTCGAGACCGGCGCCGAGGTCATGTCGCTCATCGAGTCGGTCGCCGACGAGACGGGTGCGGCGCTCGTCACGATCACGCACGACCTTGCGATCGCGGCGCGGTCGAACCGGCACTTCCGGTTGGTCGCGGGACGTCTGGAAGAGACGGATGACTCGGCCGAGACATCCGGGGTCGCGCGCGCCGCGCGCTCGACGGCCGACGATTCGCTCGAAGCCGACGACCTCGAAACCGAGGCCGTCGCATGA
- a CDS encoding ABC transporter permease, whose amino-acid sequence MIGWLARTGTGMVSTVVEALEELRIHKGRVLLSLIGVAVAVCALATVVAAGAIAEQAGRELQERGGGRPATVQYSLNSPTGMLDPAVAGAAWETALARHEISYATRNGWGTITVQFADGAVPVNLQVVDPDYGVIHRVEVEEGAWFTDRDADRLAPALVVNEAFWDRLGRPALSTHPTVQVIGAHPVTGVITGVTPKQSEWDTQPSAFLLADAYFALQPENPDPMMGAFAPMYEVWIPQESAGELLESFRQTLITELGEGATVDGWRTDYAQMDGDPYLPIKLVIGGVAVVILLLGALGLLTVALVTVRARIREIGIRRSFGASAGRVFFSVLMETVVGTFVAGVVGVGVSIALIRSPLMGMVMGGVEVQDLPGFPMEAAVVGIVAAVAVGALAGLLPALAAVRVKVIDAIRF is encoded by the coding sequence ATGATCGGGTGGCTCGCCCGAACGGGCACGGGAATGGTGTCGACGGTCGTCGAGGCGCTCGAAGAACTCCGCATCCACAAGGGTCGCGTGCTCCTCTCGCTCATCGGCGTCGCGGTCGCCGTGTGCGCGCTCGCGACGGTCGTCGCGGCGGGCGCGATCGCCGAGCAGGCCGGACGCGAACTGCAGGAGCGCGGGGGAGGACGCCCCGCGACCGTGCAGTACAGTCTCAACTCGCCGACGGGGATGCTCGACCCGGCCGTCGCGGGCGCGGCCTGGGAGACCGCGCTCGCGCGCCACGAGATCTCGTACGCGACGCGCAACGGCTGGGGCACGATCACCGTGCAGTTCGCCGACGGCGCCGTGCCCGTGAACCTGCAGGTCGTCGACCCCGACTACGGCGTCATCCACCGCGTCGAAGTCGAGGAAGGTGCGTGGTTCACCGACCGCGACGCCGACCGGCTCGCGCCCGCCCTCGTCGTCAACGAAGCCTTCTGGGACCGCCTCGGCAGGCCCGCGCTCTCGACGCATCCGACCGTGCAGGTCATCGGCGCGCATCCCGTGACTGGCGTGATCACGGGGGTCACGCCGAAGCAGAGCGAGTGGGACACCCAGCCGTCGGCGTTCCTGCTCGCCGACGCCTACTTCGCGCTGCAGCCCGAGAACCCCGATCCGATGATGGGCGCCTTCGCGCCGATGTACGAGGTGTGGATCCCGCAGGAGAGCGCCGGCGAACTCCTCGAGTCATTCAGGCAGACGCTCATCACGGAGCTCGGCGAGGGCGCGACGGTCGACGGCTGGCGCACCGACTACGCGCAGATGGACGGCGACCCGTACCTGCCGATCAAGCTCGTGATCGGGGGCGTCGCGGTCGTGATCCTCCTGCTCGGCGCGCTCGGGCTCCTCACGGTCGCGCTCGTGACCGTGAGGGCGCGCATCCGTGAGATCGGCATCCGCCGCTCGTTCGGGGCGTCGGCGGGCCGGGTGTTCTTCTCGGTGCTCATGGAGACCGTCGTCGGCACGTTCGTCGCGGGCGTCGTCGGGGTGGGCGTCTCGATCGCGCTCATCCGGAGTCCGCTCATGGGCATGGTCATGGGCGGCGTCGAGGTGCAAGACCTCCCGGGCTTCCCCATGGAAGCGGCGGTCGTCGGCATTGTCGCGGCCGTCGCGGTCGGCGCGCTCGCGGGGCTCCTGCCCGCGCTCGCCGCGGTGCGCGTCAAGGTCATCGACGCGATCCGGTTCTGA
- a CDS encoding FtsK/SpoIIIE family DNA translocase, with amino-acid sequence MATGTRSNKRAPGTSARGASATAPTKKLPATRAAKPAASSAASDKPPVVVRAWMGLAHLTGGAARALGPETLQKEERRDGLPFFLVLLAIAGAVVEWFYINEPVAQQFDAWTFGLLFGRLAFALPVIMLLFAVWLFRHPSSVHDNTRIGIGLALLLVTVSALCHLFGGQPAPSEGMPVLARAGGVLGWMLAQPLVFLITPWGAGVVLVLLAVLSLLIMTKTPPNRIGRRFRELYEWLFGAIDDGERADASEPAPKAKRARERAKQVELDGIDALGADGEGDAPVGLLPWWRRNSSNREEDPDYTPAGEKGLTDVFGPGSADGSFESALEGVVDHTVVERPADPYGTEVLDDLARAESALQGFGGGYPHGSTGLRGDDPGATGVLAGLESSGAEGSVSGAGAGAGAAGGAAAAAGALATAASGEASDAFAPDAAPEPDRPYHLPSASTLAAGAPAKSRSAANDEVVRQITGVLEQFGVDARVTGFSRGPTVTQYEIELGPGVKVERVTALSKNLSYAVASNEVRILSPIPGKSAIGVEIPNADREIVTLGDVLRSGAAMGAKHPMTIGVGKDVGGGYVVANLAKMPHLLVAGSTGSGKSSFVNSMITSLLMRAKPSEVRMVLIDPKRVELAPYGGVPHLITPIITNPKKAAEALQWVVKEMDMRYDDLASFGFRHIDDFNKAVVNNEIVLPAGSERKLKPYPYLLVVVDELADLMMVAPRDVEDSIVRITQLARASGIHLVLATQRPSVDVVTGLIKANVPSRLAFAVTSVTDSRVILDQPGADKLIGQGDGLFLPMGASKPIRVQGAWVAESEIERVVTHVTRQARPEYRADVAAAVERKEIDSDIGDDLELLLAAAELVVSSQFGSTSMLQRKLRVGFAKAGRLMDLLESREIVGPSEGSKARDVLVTVEQLPGVLARLRGEEPAGPPSAAPSVPVAPAPVPQPTALQPTPADDGWGVDDRYADDPVGRIPEGLEEVEGDDDEDAWGLTGRD; translated from the coding sequence ATGGCAACGGGCACCAGATCGAACAAGCGTGCCCCCGGCACGAGTGCCCGGGGCGCATCGGCGACCGCGCCGACGAAGAAGCTGCCGGCCACGCGCGCGGCGAAGCCAGCGGCGTCGAGCGCTGCGAGCGACAAACCTCCCGTCGTCGTGCGCGCGTGGATGGGTCTCGCCCACCTCACGGGCGGCGCCGCACGCGCGCTCGGGCCAGAGACCCTGCAGAAGGAGGAGCGCCGCGACGGCCTCCCGTTCTTCCTCGTGCTGCTCGCGATCGCGGGCGCGGTCGTCGAGTGGTTCTACATCAACGAGCCCGTCGCGCAGCAGTTCGACGCGTGGACGTTCGGGCTCCTCTTCGGGCGTCTCGCGTTCGCGCTGCCCGTGATCATGCTGCTCTTCGCGGTCTGGCTCTTCCGCCACCCGAGCTCGGTGCACGACAACACGCGTATCGGCATCGGGCTCGCGCTCCTGCTCGTGACGGTCTCGGCGCTCTGCCATCTCTTCGGCGGGCAGCCGGCCCCGAGCGAGGGCATGCCCGTGCTGGCGCGCGCGGGCGGCGTGCTCGGGTGGATGCTCGCCCAGCCGCTCGTGTTCCTCATCACCCCGTGGGGCGCGGGCGTCGTGCTCGTGCTGCTCGCGGTGCTGTCGCTCCTCATCATGACGAAGACCCCGCCGAACCGCATCGGCCGGCGCTTCCGTGAGCTGTACGAGTGGCTGTTCGGCGCGATCGACGACGGTGAAAGGGCGGATGCCTCCGAGCCCGCGCCGAAGGCCAAGCGAGCCCGCGAGCGTGCGAAGCAGGTCGAGCTCGACGGCATCGACGCACTCGGGGCCGACGGGGAGGGCGATGCGCCGGTCGGGCTCCTGCCCTGGTGGAGGCGCAACTCGTCGAACCGTGAGGAAGACCCCGACTACACGCCTGCCGGCGAGAAGGGTCTCACCGACGTGTTCGGGCCGGGCTCGGCCGACGGCAGCTTCGAGTCGGCGCTCGAGGGCGTCGTCGACCACACGGTCGTCGAGCGGCCGGCAGACCCCTACGGCACCGAGGTCCTCGACGACCTCGCGCGCGCCGAGTCGGCGCTGCAGGGCTTCGGCGGCGGGTACCCGCACGGGTCGACCGGGCTTCGGGGCGACGATCCCGGGGCGACCGGGGTGCTCGCGGGGCTCGAGAGCTCTGGGGCCGAGGGGTCGGTCAGCGGCGCGGGTGCAGGTGCCGGTGCCGCGGGCGGCGCAGCCGCCGCTGCAGGCGCCCTCGCAACCGCGGCGTCAGGTGAGGCATCCGACGCCTTCGCTCCCGACGCGGCACCCGAACCCGACCGCCCGTACCACCTGCCGTCGGCGTCGACGCTCGCCGCGGGCGCGCCCGCGAAGTCGCGTTCGGCCGCGAACGACGAAGTCGTCCGTCAGATCACGGGTGTGCTCGAGCAGTTCGGCGTCGACGCGAGGGTCACGGGCTTCTCGCGCGGCCCGACGGTCACGCAGTACGAGATCGAGCTCGGGCCGGGCGTCAAGGTCGAGCGCGTCACTGCGCTCTCGAAGAACCTGTCGTACGCCGTGGCATCCAATGAAGTGCGCATCCTCTCGCCGATCCCCGGCAAGAGCGCCATCGGCGTCGAGATCCCGAACGCCGACCGCGAGATCGTGACCCTCGGCGACGTGCTGCGCTCGGGCGCGGCCATGGGCGCCAAGCATCCCATGACGATCGGCGTCGGCAAAGACGTCGGCGGCGGGTACGTCGTCGCGAACCTCGCGAAGATGCCGCACCTCCTCGTCGCGGGCTCGACGGGCTCGGGCAAGTCGAGCTTCGTGAACTCGATGATCACGAGCCTCCTCATGCGCGCCAAGCCGTCGGAAGTGCGCATGGTCCTCATCGACCCCAAGCGCGTCGAGCTCGCTCCGTACGGGGGAGTCCCGCATCTCATCACGCCCATCATCACGAACCCCAAGAAGGCGGCCGAGGCGCTGCAGTGGGTCGTGAAGGAGATGGACATGCGCTACGACGACCTCGCGTCGTTCGGCTTCCGCCACATCGACGACTTCAACAAGGCCGTCGTGAACAACGAGATCGTCCTGCCCGCGGGTTCCGAACGCAAGCTCAAGCCGTACCCGTATCTCCTCGTCGTCGTCGACGAGCTCGCCGACCTCATGATGGTCGCGCCGCGCGACGTCGAGGACTCGATCGTGCGCATCACGCAGCTCGCGCGCGCATCGGGCATCCATCTCGTGCTCGCGACGCAGCGCCCCTCGGTCGACGTCGTCACGGGCCTCATCAAGGCCAACGTGCCGTCGCGCCTCGCGTTCGCGGTGACGAGCGTCACCGATTCGCGCGTCATCCTCGACCAGCCCGGTGCCGACAAACTCATCGGCCAGGGCGACGGGCTCTTCCTCCCGATGGGCGCCTCCAAGCCCATCCGCGTGCAGGGCGCGTGGGTCGCCGAGAGCGAGATCGAGCGTGTCGTCACACACGTCACGCGGCAGGCTCGGCCGGAATACCGGGCGGATGTCGCGGCCGCCGTCGAGCGGAAAGAGATCGATTCCGACATCGGCGACGACCTCGAACTGCTGCTCGCCGCCGCAGAGCTCGTCGTGTCGAGTCAGTTCGGGTCGACGTCGATGCTGCAGCGGAAGCTCCGCGTCGGCTTCGCGAAGGCCGGCCGCCTCATGGACCTCCTGGAGTCGCGCGAGATCGTCGGCCCCTCCGAGGGTTCGAAGGCGCGCGACGTGCTCGTGACGGTCGAGCAGTTGCCGGGCGTGCTCGCGCGGCTCCGCGGCGAGGAGCCCGCGGGGCCGCCCTCGGCCGCACCTTCGGTGCCTGTGGCGCCCGCGCCTGTGCCGCAGCCGACCGCGCTGCAGCCCACACCCGCCGACGACGGCTGGGGCGTCGACGACCGCTACGCCGACGACCCCGTCGGCCGAATCCCCGAGGGTCTCGAAGAGGTCGAAGGTGACGACGACGAAGACGCCTGGGGACTCACCGGGCGCGACTGA
- a CDS encoding GNAT family N-acetyltransferase codes for MAAFTIRPATSSDGVFLADMVVEAANWRDGINRPRPTVLADPVYKNYISGWQRPSDSGVVAVDEDARPIGAAWYRLFPQNVQAHGFVATGVPELIIGVRPLWRAQGVGRALMEELMDAARRAGFARLALSVEHGNYATALYRSEGFSVVESRVGRDTMVRRLV; via the coding sequence ATGGCGGCCTTCACGATCCGCCCGGCCACTTCGAGCGACGGGGTCTTCCTCGCCGACATGGTGGTCGAGGCGGCGAACTGGCGGGACGGGATCAACCGGCCCCGGCCGACGGTGCTCGCCGACCCGGTCTACAAGAATTACATCTCGGGGTGGCAGCGGCCATCCGATTCGGGCGTCGTCGCGGTCGACGAAGACGCACGGCCGATCGGCGCGGCCTGGTATCGCCTGTTCCCGCAGAACGTGCAGGCCCACGGGTTCGTCGCGACGGGGGTGCCCGAGCTCATCATCGGCGTGCGGCCGCTCTGGCGGGCACAGGGCGTCGGGCGAGCACTCATGGAAGAGCTCATGGATGCCGCGCGGCGGGCCGGATTCGCACGGCTCGCCCTGAGCGTCGAGCACGGGAACTACGCGACCGCGCTCTACCGCTCGGAGGGGTTCTCGGTCGTCGAGTCGCGCGTCGGGCGCGACACGATGGTGCGGCGACTCGTCTGA
- a CDS encoding ribonuclease J, producing MPDIVHDPAPLAAGTLRIIPIGGLGEVGRNMTSFELDGKILIVDCGVLFPEEHQPGVDLILPDFGFLKSRLDDVVGVVLTHGHEDHIGAVPYLLKLRGDIPLIGSTLTLALVEAKLKEHRIQPYSLTVAEGQKEQLGPFDLEFVAVNHSIPDALAVAIKTRAGTVLATGDFKMDQLPLDGRLTDLREFARLGEEGVDVFMVDSTNADVPGFTPLERDIGPVLDQVISRAKKKVVVASFSSHVHRVQQVLDAAHANGRRVALLGRSMVRNMTIAEDLGYLRVPEGVLVDYKKAGDIPDDRIVYMSTGSQGEPMAVLSRMANRDHQIEVGEGDTVILASSLIPGNENAVYRVIDGLTKLGANVVHKGNAKVHVSGHAAAGELLYCYNILKPNNVLPIHGEYRHLVANAKLARDTGIHEEHTFIGENGTVFDLKDGYLHVAGQLDLGFVYVDGSTVGEITDADLKDRRILAEEGFISVIVVVDANTGHVISGPEIHARGFAEDDAVFDDVKPKIIAALADAAREGVRDQHALQQLIRRTLGTWVNRRLRRRPMLVPLVIEA from the coding sequence GTCGGCCGCAACATGACGAGCTTCGAGCTCGACGGCAAGATCCTCATCGTCGACTGCGGCGTCCTCTTCCCTGAAGAGCACCAGCCGGGCGTCGACCTGATCCTGCCCGATTTCGGGTTCTTGAAGTCCCGCCTCGACGATGTCGTGGGCGTCGTGCTCACGCACGGCCACGAAGACCACATCGGCGCCGTGCCCTACCTCTTGAAGCTCCGCGGGGACATCCCACTCATCGGCTCGACGCTCACGCTCGCGCTCGTCGAGGCGAAGCTCAAGGAGCACCGCATCCAGCCGTACAGCCTCACGGTCGCCGAGGGCCAGAAGGAGCAGCTCGGCCCGTTCGACCTCGAGTTCGTCGCGGTCAACCACTCGATCCCCGACGCGCTCGCGGTCGCGATCAAGACGCGTGCGGGCACGGTGCTCGCGACGGGCGACTTCAAGATGGACCAGCTGCCGCTCGACGGTCGCCTCACCGACCTGCGCGAGTTCGCGCGGCTCGGCGAGGAGGGCGTCGACGTGTTCATGGTCGATTCGACGAACGCGGATGTCCCGGGCTTCACGCCGCTCGAGCGCGACATCGGGCCGGTGCTCGACCAGGTGATCTCGCGCGCGAAGAAGAAGGTCGTCGTCGCGAGCTTCTCGAGCCACGTGCACCGCGTGCAGCAGGTGCTCGACGCTGCCCACGCGAACGGACGACGGGTCGCGCTCCTCGGCCGCAGCATGGTGCGCAACATGACGATCGCCGAAGACCTGGGGTACCTCCGAGTGCCCGAGGGGGTGCTCGTCGACTACAAGAAGGCGGGCGACATCCCCGACGACCGCATCGTCTACATGTCGACGGGGTCGCAGGGCGAGCCCATGGCGGTGCTCAGCCGCATGGCGAACCGCGACCACCAGATCGAGGTCGGCGAGGGCGACACGGTCATCCTCGCGTCGAGCCTCATCCCGGGCAACGAGAACGCCGTGTACCGCGTGATCGACGGGCTGACGAAGCTCGGCGCGAACGTCGTGCACAAGGGCAACGCGAAGGTGCACGTCTCTGGTCACGCGGCCGCGGGCGAGCTGCTCTACTGCTACAACATCCTGAAGCCGAACAACGTGCTCCCGATCCACGGCGAGTACCGCCATCTCGTCGCGAACGCGAAGCTCGCGCGCGACACGGGCATCCACGAGGAGCACACGTTCATCGGCGAGAACGGCACGGTCTTCGATCTGAAAGACGGATACCTCCACGTCGCGGGTCAGCTCGACCTCGGCTTCGTCTACGTCGACGGGTCGACGGTCGGCGAGATCACCGACGCCGACCTCAAAGACCGCCGGATACTCGCGGAAGAGGGGTTCATCTCGGTCATCGTCGTCGTCGACGCGAACACGGGGCACGTCATCTCGGGCCCCGAGATCCACGCACGCGGCTTCGCCGAAGACGACGCCGTGTTCGACGACGTCAAGCCGAAGATCATCGCGGCGCTCGCCGACGCCGCCCGCGAGGGCGTGCGCGATCAGCACGCGCTGCAGCAGCTCATCCGCCGCACGCTCGGCACGTGGGTGAACCGGCGGCTGCGCCGGCGGCCGATGCTCGTGCCCCTCGTCATCGAGGCGTAG
- a CDS encoding efflux RND transporter periplasmic adaptor subunit, with translation MPGDVRVFAGLAAQVKISAGSADGVLVVPITAVEGGAESGVVWKVVNGERTEQPVKLGLTDGTNVEVLEGLAEGDSILQFVPGAPGSVAQEGCVSMGDGSMVCGTLAR, from the coding sequence GTGCCGGGCGACGTACGCGTGTTCGCGGGACTCGCGGCACAGGTGAAGATCTCGGCGGGCAGCGCCGACGGCGTGCTCGTGGTTCCGATCACGGCGGTCGAGGGCGGTGCCGAGAGCGGCGTCGTCTGGAAGGTCGTGAACGGCGAGCGCACTGAGCAGCCCGTGAAGCTCGGCCTGACCGACGGTACGAACGTCGAGGTGCTCGAGGGGCTCGCCGAGGGCGACAGCATCCTGCAGTTCGTGCCGGGCGCGCCGGGGTCGGTCGCGCAGGAGGGGTGCGTGTCGATGGGCGACGGCAGCATGGTGTGCGGGACGCTCGCGCGATGA